In Nostoc sp. UHCC 0926, a single genomic region encodes these proteins:
- the nifB gene encoding nitrogenase cofactor biosynthesis protein NifB, translating to MTSPSTRLLNSPATESTTQAKSGGCGCDSTSSATVERDEMLQERIAKHPCYSEDAHHHYARMHVAVAPACNIQCNYCNRKYDCANESRPGVVSELLTPEQAAHKALVIGGKIPQMTVVGIAGPGDPLANPDKTFRTFELIAEQAPDIKLCLSTNGLMLPDYVDRIKELNIDHVTITINMVDPEIGAKIYPWVHYKRKRYRGLEGAKILHERQMEGLQALKDADILCKVNSVMIPGINDQHLVEVNRVIREKGAFLHNIMPLISAPEHGTHFGLTGQRGPTPKELKEVQDNCSGNMKMMRHCRQCRADAVGLLGEDRSQEFSKEKFLEMTPDYDMEKRQEVHDGIEKFKEELKVAKDKALVGKKFANNPKVLVAVATKGGGLVNQHFGHAKEFQIYEVDGNEVLFVGHRKIDQYCQGGYGEEASFEHIMKAIADCKAVLVSKIGNSPQEKLQEAGIQSVEAYDVIEKVALEFYEQYVKELGNKE from the coding sequence ATGACATCACCGTCTACACGACTCCTCAACTCCCCCGCCACGGAATCGACAACCCAAGCAAAATCAGGTGGTTGCGGCTGCGACAGCACCAGCAGCGCTACCGTGGAAAGGGATGAAATGCTCCAAGAACGCATTGCTAAACATCCCTGCTACAGCGAAGACGCTCATCACCACTACGCGCGGATGCACGTTGCAGTTGCTCCAGCCTGCAACATTCAATGCAACTATTGCAACCGTAAATATGATTGCGCTAACGAAAGCCGTCCTGGAGTAGTTAGCGAATTGCTAACACCAGAACAAGCAGCACACAAAGCTTTGGTCATTGGCGGCAAGATTCCCCAAATGACAGTTGTGGGAATTGCCGGCCCTGGCGACCCATTGGCGAACCCAGATAAGACTTTCCGCACATTTGAGTTGATTGCAGAGCAAGCACCAGATATCAAGCTGTGCTTATCAACCAATGGTTTAATGCTGCCTGACTACGTTGATCGCATTAAAGAATTAAATATAGATCACGTGACGATCACCATTAACATGGTAGATCCAGAGATCGGTGCTAAGATTTATCCTTGGGTTCACTACAAGCGCAAGCGTTACAGAGGTCTTGAAGGCGCAAAAATTCTTCACGAAAGACAGATGGAAGGATTGCAAGCCCTGAAAGATGCTGATATCTTATGCAAAGTTAACTCCGTGATGATTCCCGGAATTAATGACCAGCACTTAGTCGAAGTGAATCGAGTCATTCGTGAAAAAGGTGCATTCTTGCACAACATCATGCCATTGATTTCTGCACCAGAACATGGCACACACTTCGGTTTAACCGGTCAACGCGGCCCCACACCCAAAGAACTCAAAGAAGTTCAAGACAATTGCTCTGGTAACATGAAAATGATGCGTCACTGTCGCCAGTGCCGTGCCGATGCAGTCGGATTATTGGGAGAAGACCGCAGCCAAGAATTTTCCAAAGAGAAATTCTTAGAAATGACTCCAGACTATGACATGGAGAAACGCCAAGAAGTTCACGACGGTATTGAGAAGTTTAAAGAAGAACTTAAAGTTGCTAAAGACAAGGCGCTAGTCGGCAAGAAATTTGCCAACAATCCTAAAGTCCTAGTTGCAGTAGCAACCAAAGGCGGCGGATTGGTTAACCAGCACTTCGGTCATGCCAAAGAATTCCAAATTTACGAAGTGGATGGAAACGAAGTTCTCTTTGTCGGTCATCGTAAAATTGACCAATACTGCCAAGGTGGATACGGCGAGGAAGCTTCTTTTGAGCATATTATGAAAGCGATCGCAGATTGCAAAGCAGTTTTAGTCTCCAAGATTGGTAACAGTCCTCAAGAAAAATTGCAAGAAGCTGGAATACAGAGTGTTGAAGCTTACGACGTAATTGAGAAGGTTGCTTTGGAGTTTTACGAGCAATACGTTAAGGAATTAGGGAATAAGGAATAG
- a CDS encoding DUF362 domain-containing protein, translated as MAYKIITSQCISCNLCLSVCPTNAVKVVDGQHWIDAELCTNCVGSVHTMPQCKAGCPTCDGCVKQPSDYWEGWFADYNRVVAKLTNKQDYWERWFNSYSQTYSKQLQKRQSLSVGAEV; from the coding sequence ATGGCTTACAAAATAATTACTAGCCAGTGTATTTCCTGCAATCTCTGTCTATCTGTATGTCCCACAAATGCAGTTAAAGTGGTTGACGGACAGCACTGGATTGACGCTGAACTTTGTACAAACTGCGTTGGTAGCGTTCATACCATGCCTCAGTGTAAAGCTGGTTGTCCCACCTGTGACGGTTGCGTTAAGCAGCCTAGCGATTATTGGGAAGGCTGGTTTGCCGATTATAATCGCGTAGTTGCTAAATTAACAAATAAACAAGATTACTGGGAACGTTGGTTTAACAGCTATTCCCAGACTTACTCCAAACAGTTGCAAAAGCGTCAATCCCTATCAGTGGGAGCAGAAGTTTAA
- the nifS gene encoding cysteine desulfurase NifS codes for MQNNCIYLDNNATTKVDSEVIEVMLPYLTDYYGNPSSMHTFGGQVGKALRTAREQLAAILGADQSEIVYTSCGTEGDNAAIRAALLAHPEKRHIVTTQVEHPAVLNVCKQLETQGYSVTYLSVNHQGQLDLDELEASLTGNTALVTIMYANNETGTIFPIEQIGLRVKEYGAIFHVDAVQVVGKIPLNMKTSTVDMLTVSGHKLHGPKGIGALYIRRGVRFRPFILGGHQERGRRAGTENVPGIIALGKAAELELLHLEEANKRETRLRDRLEQTLLATIPDCVVNGDPTQRLPNTTNIGFKYIEGEAILLSLNKYGICASSGSACTSGSLEPSHVLRAMGLPYTTLHGSIRFSLCRYTTEAEIDQVIEVMPSIVERLRALSPFKNDDAGWLQEQEQALAHR; via the coding sequence ATGCAAAATAACTGCATCTATCTCGATAATAATGCCACCACTAAGGTAGACTCAGAAGTTATAGAGGTAATGCTACCTTACCTGACAGACTATTACGGCAATCCCTCCAGTATGCATACCTTTGGTGGGCAAGTCGGTAAAGCACTGAGAACAGCAAGAGAACAACTTGCAGCCATCCTGGGAGCCGATCAGTCAGAAATCGTCTACACTAGTTGTGGAACTGAGGGAGATAACGCGGCGATTCGAGCCGCACTATTAGCGCACCCAGAAAAGCGACACATCGTTACCACCCAAGTTGAACATCCGGCAGTACTTAATGTCTGCAAACAATTAGAAACCCAAGGTTACAGTGTTACCTATCTTTCAGTAAATCATCAAGGGCAGCTGGATCTAGATGAACTAGAAGCTTCCTTGACGGGTAACACCGCCCTGGTGACAATTATGTATGCTAATAACGAAACCGGCACGATTTTCCCGATTGAGCAGATTGGGTTGCGGGTCAAAGAATATGGCGCTATCTTCCATGTAGATGCGGTGCAAGTAGTGGGAAAAATCCCCTTGAATATGAAGACTAGCACCGTGGATATGTTAACCGTGTCTGGTCATAAGCTGCACGGGCCTAAAGGAATTGGTGCTTTGTATATCCGGCGCGGGGTTCGGTTCCGTCCCTTCATACTTGGGGGACACCAAGAACGCGGACGTAGGGCGGGAACAGAGAATGTTCCGGGAATTATTGCCTTGGGCAAAGCTGCGGAACTTGAACTGTTACACTTAGAAGAAGCAAACAAAAGAGAAACAAGGCTGCGCGATCGCCTCGAACAAACTTTACTCGCGACAATTCCTGATTGTGTAGTCAATGGTGACCCTACGCAGAGATTGCCCAACACCACCAATATCGGCTTCAAGTATATTGAAGGTGAAGCTATCTTACTATCGTTGAATAAATACGGTATCTGTGCTTCATCCGGTTCTGCTTGCACCTCTGGTTCACTGGAACCTTCCCACGTCCTTCGGGCTATGGGCTTACCCTACACAACTTTGCACGGTTCCATTCGCTTCAGCCTTTGTCGCTACACCACTGAAGCAGAAATCGATCAAGTAATAGAGGTAATGCCCAGTATTGTGGAACGTTTACGCGCCCTCTCACCCTTCAAAAATGATGATGCAGGTTGGCTGCAAGAACAAGAGCAAGCACTGGCACATCGCTAG
- the nifU gene encoding Fe-S cluster assembly protein NifU, which yields MWDYTDKVLELFYDPKNQGAIEETSEPGVKLATGEIGSIACGDALRLHLKVEVESDKILDARFQTFGCTSAIASSSALTEMIKGLTLDEALKVSNRDIADYLGGLPEAKMHCSVMGQEALEAAIYNYRGIPLATHDDDDEGALICSCFGISESKIRRVVLENNLTGAEEVTNYVKAGGGCGSCLANIDDIIKSVQQEFAAPDLNNYGVKVATEIVTSKERSLTNVQKIALIQKVLDEEVRPVLIADGGDVELYDVEGDRVKVVLQGACGSCSSSTATLKIAIEARLQERVSKSLVVEAV from the coding sequence ATGTGGGACTACACCGATAAAGTATTAGAACTGTTTTACGATCCCAAAAATCAGGGAGCAATCGAAGAAACGAGCGAACCTGGCGTTAAGCTTGCAACGGGAGAAATCGGTAGCATTGCTTGCGGTGATGCTCTGAGACTACACCTGAAAGTGGAAGTAGAATCTGATAAGATTCTAGATGCTCGTTTTCAAACCTTTGGTTGTACTAGTGCGATCGCATCTTCTAGTGCATTAACCGAAATGATCAAAGGTTTAACCTTAGATGAAGCCCTGAAAGTGTCCAACAGAGACATTGCAGATTACCTGGGTGGTTTACCAGAAGCAAAGATGCACTGCTCTGTCATGGGACAAGAAGCGCTAGAAGCCGCTATCTATAATTATCGCGGTATACCTCTAGCTACCCATGATGACGATGATGAAGGCGCGTTAATTTGCAGTTGCTTTGGGATCAGCGAGTCCAAAATTCGCCGCGTCGTTCTAGAAAATAATCTCACTGGTGCCGAAGAGGTAACAAATTATGTGAAAGCTGGTGGTGGATGCGGTTCCTGTTTGGCAAACATTGATGATATTATTAAATCAGTGCAACAGGAATTCGCCGCACCTGATCTCAACAATTATGGCGTAAAAGTTGCCACAGAAATTGTTACGTCTAAAGAGCGATCGCTAACTAACGTGCAAAAGATTGCTCTAATTCAAAAAGTTCTCGATGAAGAAGTCAGACCCGTACTCATCGCTGACGGGGGAGATGTAGAACTCTATGATGTAGAAGGCGATCGCGTTAAAGTTGTGCTGCAAGGTGCTTGCGGTTCCTGTTCAAGTAGTACAGCAACCCTAAAAATTGCGATCGAAGCCAGATTACAAGAGCGTGTCAGCAAGAGCCTTGTAGTCGAAGCAGTTTAG
- a CDS encoding globin domain-containing protein, translating into MSTLYDKLGGQPAIEQIVDELHKRIATDSLLNPIFAGTDMVKQRNHLVAFLSQIFEGPKQYAGRPMDKTHAGMNLQQQHFDEIAKLLSESMAVRGESPEDTTAALERVSNFKGAILNK; encoded by the coding sequence ATGAGCACATTGTACGACAAACTTGGCGGACAACCAGCTATTGAACAAATAGTAGATGAACTCCACAAACGTATTGCGACAGACAGCCTCCTCAATCCCATTTTTGCTGGTACAGATATGGTCAAGCAACGTAATCATCTAGTTGCCTTCTTATCTCAGATTTTTGAGGGGCCAAAGCAATACGCAGGTCGTCCAATGGACAAAACACACGCTGGAATGAATTTACAGCAACAACACTTCGATGAGATTGCAAAACTCCTGAGTGAATCAATGGCTGTGCGTGGAGAGTCGCCAGAAGACACCACAGCTGCACTAGAGCGCGTCTCAAATTTCAAGGGCGCTATTTTGAACAAGTAA
- the nifH gene encoding nitrogenase iron protein has translation MTDEKIRQIAFYGKGGIGKSTTSQNTLAAMAEMGQRILIVGCDPKADSTRLMLHSKAQTTVLHLAAERGAVEDIELEEVMLTGFRDVRCVESGGPEPGVGCAGRGIITAINFLEENGAYQNLDFVSYDVLGDVVCGGFAMPIREGKAQEIYIVTSGEMMAMYAANNIARGVLKYAHTGGVRLGGLICNSRNTDREIELIETLAKRLNTQMIHFVPRDNIVQHAELRRMTVNEYAPESNQANEYRTLATKIIDNKNLAIPTPIEMEELEELLIEFGILESEENAAMLVGKTATEVPVV, from the coding sequence ATGACTGACGAAAAGATTAGACAGATAGCTTTCTACGGTAAGGGCGGTATCGGTAAATCTACCACTTCCCAAAACACCTTGGCAGCTATGGCAGAAATGGGTCAACGCATTCTTATTGTCGGTTGCGACCCTAAAGCTGACTCCACCCGTTTGATGCTACACAGCAAAGCTCAAACAACCGTTCTTCACCTCGCCGCAGAACGTGGTGCAGTAGAAGATATAGAACTCGAAGAAGTGATGCTAACCGGTTTCCGTGACGTTCGTTGCGTAGAGTCTGGTGGTCCAGAACCTGGTGTAGGTTGTGCAGGTCGCGGTATTATCACCGCCATCAACTTCTTAGAAGAAAACGGTGCTTACCAAAACCTAGACTTTGTTTCTTACGACGTATTAGGTGACGTTGTGTGCGGTGGTTTCGCTATGCCTATTCGTGAAGGTAAAGCACAAGAAATCTACATCGTCACATCGGGTGAAATGATGGCGATGTACGCTGCTAACAACATTGCTCGTGGTGTTCTCAAGTATGCTCACACTGGTGGCGTGCGCTTGGGTGGTTTGATTTGTAATAGCCGTAACACTGACCGGGAAATCGAATTGATCGAAACCTTGGCAAAACGGTTGAACACCCAAATGATTCACTTCGTACCCCGTGACAACATCGTTCAACACGCAGAATTGCGCCGGATGACTGTTAACGAGTACGCACCCGAAAGCAACCAAGCTAACGAATATCGGACATTGGCTACAAAGATCATCGACAACAAAAATCTGGCTATTCCTACACCTATTGAGATGGAAGAACTAGAAGAATTGTTGATTGAATTCGGTATTCTCGAAAGCGAGGAAAATGCTGCAATGTTGGTTGGCAAGACTGCTACTGAAGTTCCTGTAGTATAA
- a CDS encoding site-specific integrase: protein MKSKAQDVFEDFTPPASTDGSYLGTQKQMKATRQHLERKFEKGLADTRARLKAAKVKVGLVVARDTIQLQASLPIKPGDRDTKGTGFKQYKISLNIPTSLDGLRTAEEEANELGKLLARKQFEWTDKYLGKIAKVSNRSQILGDVLEEFETEYFKTRKLTEKSKHTFFYYKDYLRRLIGLDTLLTQPEIDKRLGELTGDSAKYSAVKSLKVLKSTLNLTSFTLEQFKATQPKSQARDIPSNEDIIKYHESFHQYSLTRSLTIKKSCLDSWKMWKWVYGMLATYGLRPRELFVNPEIDWWLSPENKDNTWKVHPDTKTGYREALPLHPEWVYLFDLKNLEPLELLKAQTDDRTSFTDINTIRVNCSSWFRRVNIPFTPYDLRHAWAIRAHMMGIPIKAAADNLGHSVEIHTEIYQKWFSLENRRKVIKQAVDKKDGIDALNEENARLRAEVEYLRQALARHQISELLST, encoded by the coding sequence ATGAAAAGCAAGGCACAGGACGTTTTTGAGGATTTCACTCCGCCAGCATCTACCGATGGCAGCTATCTAGGAACGCAGAAACAAATGAAAGCTACTCGGCAGCATCTGGAACGCAAGTTTGAGAAAGGTTTGGCAGACACTAGGGCCCGTCTAAAAGCGGCTAAGGTGAAAGTGGGCTTGGTCGTGGCCCGGGACACCATTCAATTGCAAGCATCCCTACCAATCAAGCCCGGCGATCGCGACACTAAAGGAACTGGTTTTAAGCAGTACAAGATTTCGCTAAACATTCCTACAAGCTTGGACGGGTTGAGAACAGCTGAGGAAGAGGCCAACGAGCTAGGCAAGCTACTCGCCCGTAAACAGTTTGAATGGACTGACAAATATCTGGGTAAAATAGCTAAGGTCAGCAACAGATCCCAAATCCTTGGTGATGTTTTAGAAGAGTTTGAAACTGAGTATTTCAAAACACGCAAGTTAACAGAAAAAAGTAAACACACTTTCTTCTATTACAAGGACTATTTACGGCGACTGATTGGGCTAGATACTTTGTTGACTCAACCGGAGATTGATAAAAGACTTGGAGAGTTGACGGGGGATTCTGCCAAGTACAGCGCTGTTAAATCATTGAAGGTTTTAAAATCAACTCTTAATTTAACTAGTTTCACCCTCGAACAATTTAAAGCTACACAACCCAAAAGTCAGGCTAGGGATATTCCCAGTAATGAGGATATCATCAAATATCATGAATCTTTTCATCAGTACTCATTGACTAGGAGCTTGACAATCAAAAAGAGTTGTTTAGACAGTTGGAAAATGTGGAAATGGGTATATGGAATGCTTGCTACTTATGGATTACGCCCAAGAGAACTGTTTGTAAATCCTGAGATTGATTGGTGGTTGAGTCCTGAGAATAAAGATAATACATGGAAGGTTCACCCAGATACCAAGACTGGTTATAGGGAAGCTTTACCGCTACATCCTGAATGGGTTTACTTGTTTGATTTAAAAAATCTAGAGCCTTTGGAACTGTTAAAAGCTCAGACTGATGACAGAACTAGTTTTACAGATATTAACACTATTCGGGTTAATTGTTCATCATGGTTTAGGCGGGTAAATATTCCGTTTACGCCCTATGATTTACGCCACGCTTGGGCTATTCGAGCGCATATGATGGGCATTCCAATTAAAGCTGCTGCTGACAATTTGGGGCATTCTGTAGAGATTCACACTGAGATTTATCAGAAGTGGTTCAGCTTGGAGAACCGGAGGAAGGTAATTAAGCAGGCGGTAGATAAAAAAGATGGCATCGATGCGTTGAATGAGGAGAATGCACGGCTAAGGGCTGAGGTGGAATATCTCAGGCAAGCTTTGGCACGGCATCAAATCAGTGAATTGCTGTCTACTTGA
- a CDS encoding ribbon-helix-helix domain-containing protein, protein MAKSPNLSIIISQEDKERLKRLAVAEKRSVSQLAAIAIQEYLDRAEAKAANQDQGVA, encoded by the coding sequence ATGGCTAAAAGTCCCAACTTAAGCATAATTATTAGCCAAGAAGATAAAGAAAGATTGAAACGTCTTGCTGTCGCTGAAAAGCGCTCAGTGAGCCAACTTGCAGCTATTGCTATTCAAGAATATTTGGATAGGGCAGAAGCAAAAGCTGCCAACCAAGACCAGGGTGTAGCATGA